One window of Pseudacidobacterium ailaaui genomic DNA carries:
- a CDS encoding group III truncated hemoglobin: MLVHFSPRDSVSEEQIAALVDTFYTRVRQDALLGPVFAHVIGDEWAPHLEKMRAFWSSLVLASGRYKGNPMMAHLMIAPRIGAQHFERWLSLWRQTAAEIFPQQIASIFVRKAESMAERLLETIDRYHASLALSQN, from the coding sequence ATGCTGGTACATTTTTCTCCTCGGGATTCCGTCTCTGAAGAGCAGATAGCGGCCCTGGTCGACACCTTTTACACCCGGGTCCGTCAGGATGCTTTGCTCGGCCCCGTCTTTGCTCATGTGATTGGCGACGAATGGGCACCGCACCTTGAGAAAATGCGCGCCTTCTGGTCTTCCCTGGTTCTGGCCAGCGGACGTTATAAAGGCAATCCCATGATGGCCCATCTGATGATCGCTCCTCGTATTGGCGCCCAGCATTTCGAGCGATGGCTCAGCCTCTGGCGTCAGACAGCGGCCGAAATCTTTCCGCAGCAGATCGCTTCCATCTTCGTGCGTAAGGCGGAGAGCATGGCAGAACGCCTTCTTGAGACCATCGACCGTTATCACGCCTCGCTGGCCCTCAGCCAAAACTGA